In Paenibacillus kyungheensis, the following are encoded in one genomic region:
- a CDS encoding adenylosuccinate synthase, with product MSTVVVVGTQWGDEGKGKITDYLSESADLVARYQGGNNAGHTILINEKKFKLTMIPSGIFYEDKACVIGNGMVINPSALIDEINYVHDNGFTTKNLTISDRAHVIMPYHMVLDILEEDRKGPNKIGTTRKGIGPCYMDKTARSGIRIADLMDPEEFEIKLRHQVKEKNQVITQVYGGEPVDVEEILKDYLGYAEILRQYVQDTSVVLNDAIDAGKRVLFEGAQGVMLDIDQGTYPFVTSSNPSAGGVCIGSGVGPSKIQQVIGVAKAYTTRVGDGPFPTELLDTTGDTIREKGHEYGTVTGRPRRVGWFDSVVVRHARRVSGITGLSLNSLDVLTGLDTVKICTGYKYKGEFITHYPASLKMLAECEAVYEEMPGWSEDITGVKTLDELPETTRNYVTRVSELTGIPIAIFSVGRNREQTNQVAPIYL from the coding sequence ATGTCAACTGTAGTCGTTGTGGGAACGCAATGGGGAGACGAAGGAAAAGGTAAAATTACAGACTATCTTTCGGAGAGTGCTGATCTTGTTGCACGTTACCAAGGTGGTAACAATGCAGGTCATACTATCCTAATTAATGAGAAAAAATTCAAATTAACTATGATTCCTTCTGGAATATTTTACGAAGATAAAGCTTGTGTAATCGGTAACGGTATGGTTATTAATCCATCCGCATTGATCGATGAAATTAACTATGTGCATGACAATGGCTTCACTACCAAAAACTTAACGATTAGCGATCGCGCTCACGTAATTATGCCGTACCACATGGTATTGGATATTTTGGAAGAAGATCGCAAAGGTCCTAACAAAATCGGTACTACACGTAAAGGGATTGGCCCTTGTTATATGGACAAAACAGCTCGTTCGGGTATTCGTATTGCTGATCTGATGGACCCGGAAGAATTTGAAATTAAATTGCGTCATCAAGTAAAAGAAAAAAATCAAGTGATTACACAAGTCTATGGCGGCGAGCCTGTAGATGTAGAAGAAATTTTGAAAGATTACTTAGGTTATGCTGAAATTCTTCGTCAGTATGTACAAGATACATCTGTTGTGTTGAATGATGCGATCGATGCTGGCAAACGTGTTCTTTTTGAAGGCGCACAAGGTGTAATGTTGGATATCGACCAAGGTACATATCCATTTGTGACTTCGTCTAATCCTTCTGCTGGTGGAGTATGTATCGGTTCTGGAGTAGGTCCTTCCAAAATCCAACAAGTTATTGGTGTAGCGAAAGCATACACAACTCGTGTGGGTGATGGTCCTTTCCCTACTGAATTGTTAGATACAACAGGTGATACTATCCGCGAAAAAGGTCATGAATACGGTACAGTAACTGGTCGTCCACGTCGTGTAGGCTGGTTCGATAGTGTTGTAGTTCGTCATGCACGTCGTGTAAGTGGTATTACTGGATTGTCTTTGAACTCTTTAGATGTATTAACAGGTCTGGATACAGTCAAAATCTGTACTGGCTACAAATACAAAGGCGAGTTTATTACTCACTACCCTGCAAGTCTCAAAATGCTTGCTGAATGTGAAGCAGTCTATGAAGAAATGCCAGGTTGGAGCGAAGATATTACTGGCGTGAAGACATTGGACGAATTGCCAGAAACAACACGCAATTATGTTACTCGTGTCTCTGAATTGACTGGTATTCCGATTGCTATCTTCTCTGTAGGACGTAATCGTGAGCAGACAAATCAAGTAGCACCGATCTATCTGTAA
- a CDS encoding GNAT family N-acetyltransferase — MKKHIHINLSIEPHEVPDLREAVGWERRERREQDYPALLERCQFYAGARDEAQRLIAFGYISGMGLQHGYLEDILVHPDYRYQQLGTHLVHTLLQQAKHHQIEIVTCTFTEEHASFYQKCGLTLSKGGVWRS; from the coding sequence ATGAAAAAACATATCCATATCAATCTATCCATCGAACCTCACGAAGTACCTGATCTGCGGGAAGCGGTAGGATGGGAGCGACGAGAGCGACGAGAGCAAGATTATCCTGCTTTATTAGAGCGGTGTCAGTTTTATGCAGGAGCGCGAGATGAAGCACAGCGATTGATTGCATTTGGCTATATTTCAGGTATGGGATTGCAACATGGGTATTTAGAAGACATTCTTGTTCATCCTGACTATCGTTATCAACAGCTAGGAACTCATCTGGTACATACGCTATTACAGCAAGCTAAGCATCATCAAATTGAAATTGTAACCTGTACGTTTACAGAAGAACACGCTTCTTTTTACCAAAAATGTGGTTTGACGTTAAGTAAAGGTGGAGTATGGAGAAGTTAA